A stretch of the Lactuca sativa cultivar Salinas chromosome 9, Lsat_Salinas_v11, whole genome shotgun sequence genome encodes the following:
- the LOC111907465 gene encoding protein NRT1/ PTR FAMILY 8.2, protein MSTNLVLYFKYNLNQHSTTASKNLSNWSGTCYITPLIGAFVADAYLGRYWTIAIFSVIYVIGMTLLTISASVSGLKPTCVSKEDCYATTTQSAITFLALYLVALGTGGIKPCVSSYGADQFDDVDEREKKHKSSFFNWFYFTINIGALIASSVLVWIQDNVGWGWGFGIPAVAMAIAVGSFFSGTRLYRNQKPSGSPLTRICQVIVASWKKRQLPLPTDRSTLYEIADNDSAIVGSRKLDHTKKFSFLDKAAMELESDHLKESADPWRLCTVTQVEEFKAIINLLPIWATGIVFSTVYGQMGNLFVLQGSFMDININKFEIPPASLSIFDTLSVIFWVPVYDRIIVPVARKYTGNKSGLTQLQRMGTGLVISIFAMLAAGTLEVVRLGIVKRNNYYDYKHMPMTIFWQVPQYFLIGCAEVFTFIGQLEFFYQQAPDSMRSLCSALSLTTVALGSYLSSLLVTIVTNISTKGGKPGWIPDNLNRGQLQNFFWLLAIMSVINFGAFLLISHWYTYKKPVGTISIKLKDNDTNISSERRLAISDQ, encoded by the exons ATGAGCACGAATCTAGTGCTTTATTTCAAGTATAACCTTAATCAACATAGCACTACAGCCTCTAAAAACCTCTCTAATTGGTCTGGAACATGTTATATTACACCATTGATTGGTGCATTCGTTGCCGATGCCTATCTAGGCCGATACTGGACCATTGCCATCTTCTCTGTCATCTATGTTATC GGAATGACATTATTGACGATATCAGCATCAGTTTCGGGTCTAAAACCAACATGTGTATCCAAGGAGGATTGTTATGCGACAACTACTCAAAGTGCAATAACTTTTCTGGCACTCTATTTGGTGGCCTTAGGAACGGGAGGGATCAAGCCGTGTGTATCGTCATATGGAGCGGACCAGTTTGATGATGTCGATGAACGTGAAAAGAAGCACAAAAGCTCTTTCTTTAACTGGTTCTACTTTACAATCAATATTGGTGCGTTAATCGCGTCTTCGGTTCTTGTTTGGATCCAAGATAACGTTGGTTGGGGATGGGGGTTTGGGATTCCGGCTGTGGCTATGGCGATTGCCGTTGGCTCGTTTTTCTCTGGAACTCGTTTGTATCGGAATCAGAAACCTAGTGGAAGCCCATTGACTCGCATCTGTCAGGTCATTGTTGCTTCTTGGAAGAAACGCCAACTTCCATTGCCTACCGATAGGTCCACCTTGTATGAGATCGCTGACAACGACTCTGCTATAGTGGGAAGTCGCAAGCTTGACCACACCAAAAAGTTCAG TTTCTTGGACAAGGCGGCGATGGAGTTAGAATCGGATCACTTAAAAGAATCCGCCGATCCATGGCGGCTTTGCACGGTGACCCAAGTGGAGGAATTTAAAGCAATCATTAATTTGCTCCCTATATGGGCTACTGGAATTGTTTTTAGTACAGTTTATGGTCAGATGGGCAACCTATTTGTGTTACAAGGCTCCTTTATGGATATAAACATCAACAAGTTCGAAATCCCACCAGCGTCCTTAAGCATTTTCGACACCCTAAGTGTCATTTTTTGGGTCCCGGTTTATGACCGAATTATTGTACCTGTTGCTAGAAAATATACTGGCAACAAGTCAGGCCTGACCCAACTTCAAAGAATGGGAACAGGCCTAGTGATCTCGATTTTCGCCATGCTAGCTGCAGGGACTTTGGAAGTGGTCAGGTTAGGGATTGTCAAAAGAAACAACTATTATGATTACAAGCATATGCCCATGACAATTTTTTGGCAAGTACCACAGTATTTCTTGATTGGTTGTGCCGAAGTGTTTACCTTTATTGGACAATTAGAGTTCTTTTACCAACAAGCTCCAGACTCGATGAGAAGTTTGTGTTCAGCTCTATCACTGACAACTGTTGCTTTGGGAAGTTATTTAAGCTCTTTGCTTGTGACGATTGTAACAAATATTAGTACTAAAGGGGGTAAACCTGGGTGGATACCAGATAATCTGAATCGTGGTCAACTACAAAATTTCTTCTGGCTTTTAGCGATTATGAGTGTGATAAATTTTGGGGCTTTTCTATTGATTTCTCATTGGTACACCTACAAGAAGCCGGTTGGTACAATTTCTATCAAATTAAAGGATAACGACACTAACATTTCTTCAGAACGGCGACTTGCAATTTCTGATCAATAG
- the LOC111907514 gene encoding uncharacterized protein LOC111907514 yields MVRKSYRAAETVAKSFTAEKYLKKIGLGKEDYYFWKQIGKALVCTYTLFGAMWLFNETSPLGWWTLKPVPKEEKELAHLYQRINYPYPGDEEAMTDFIAKGGMIGTMVSAKGTIDMESGPGNYQKQLQKEKFDQEALRLWLRMKNEVVQELQEKGYGME; encoded by the exons ATGGTTCGCAAAAGTTATAGAGCTGCCGAAACAG TGGCTAAATCATTCACTGCTGAGAAGTACCTAAAGAAAATAGGATTGGGAAAAGAAGACTACTATTTCTGGAAGCAAATAGGCAAAGCACTTGTATGCACATACACACTATTTGGTGCCATGTGGCTATTCAATGAAACATCCCCACTTGGTTGGTGGACACTGAAACCAGTACCTAAAGAAGAGAAAGAATTAGCTCACCTGTATCAGAGAATCAATTACCCTTACCCAGGTGATGAAGAAGCCATGACTGACTTCATTGCAAAAGGTGGGATGATTGGGACAATGGTGAGTGCTAAAGGGACAATAGATATGGAATCGGGTCCCGGGAATTATCAGAAGCAGTTGCAGAAAGAGAAGTTTGATCAGGAAGCACTTAGGTTGTGGTTGAGGATGAAGAATGAAGTTGTTCAAGAACTTCAGGAGAAAGGATATGGTATGGAGTGA